A part of Amycolatopsis lurida genomic DNA contains:
- a CDS encoding antibiotic biosynthesis monooxygenase family protein, protein MAVVKINAIEVPEGAGPELEKRFAARLHAVDNQPGFLGFELLRPVSGESRYFVYTKWESEEAYQAWASGPAREAHAGERAKPVSTGANLLEFEVVQASKPGE, encoded by the coding sequence ATGGCTGTCGTGAAGATCAACGCGATCGAGGTCCCCGAAGGCGCAGGCCCCGAGCTGGAGAAGCGGTTCGCCGCGCGGCTGCACGCCGTCGACAATCAGCCCGGCTTCCTCGGCTTCGAGCTGCTCCGCCCGGTCTCCGGCGAGTCGCGCTACTTCGTCTACACCAAGTGGGAGTCCGAAGAGGCGTACCAGGCGTGGGCGTCCGGCCCGGCGCGTGAGGCGCACGCGGGCGAGCGCGCGAAGCCGGTCTCCACCGGCGCGAATCTGCTGGAATTCGAGGTCGTCCAGGCTTCGAAGCCGGGTGAGTGA
- a CDS encoding FAD-dependent monooxygenase: MADTKILISGASVAGPALAFWLARYGFQVTVVERAPSLRPGGQAVDLRGTAKEVARRMGLDERIRAACTDTKGETLVDRKNRTKATIRADDFDGDGVVAEIEILRGDLTEVLYEATKETTEYVFGDRITALDERADGVDVTFAGGARRTYDMVIGADGLHSGVRALAFGEESRFVRHLGSYLAFFTVPNRLGLRNWAVGYDDVGRSAGIRAVRDGDEAMAYFGFAAEKVDYDYRDVEAQKALVREFAAGMEWEAPWLLDRMDEAPDFYFDSCAQVIMESWSRGRVGLLGDAAFCPSPLSGQGTSLAFVGAYVLAGELAAGLDTGLKRYEAVMREFVEKTQAMGRENAESIFAKSRTALRMRYVMMRVMRLKPFAALASRKMRDVVNGIDLPDYPASRI; this comes from the coding sequence ATGGCTGACACCAAGATCCTCATCTCCGGGGCGAGCGTCGCCGGGCCGGCGCTCGCCTTCTGGCTCGCCAGGTACGGCTTCCAGGTGACCGTCGTGGAGCGCGCGCCTTCGCTGCGCCCCGGCGGTCAGGCCGTCGACCTGCGCGGAACGGCCAAGGAGGTCGCGCGCCGGATGGGCCTGGACGAACGCATCCGGGCCGCCTGCACGGACACGAAGGGCGAGACGCTCGTCGACCGGAAGAACCGCACGAAGGCCACGATCCGCGCCGACGACTTCGACGGTGACGGCGTCGTGGCCGAGATCGAGATCCTCCGCGGTGACCTGACCGAAGTGCTCTACGAGGCGACCAAGGAGACGACGGAGTACGTCTTCGGCGACCGGATCACCGCGCTGGACGAGCGGGCCGACGGCGTCGACGTCACCTTCGCCGGTGGTGCGCGGCGGACGTACGACATGGTCATCGGGGCGGACGGGCTGCATTCGGGAGTGCGGGCGCTGGCCTTCGGCGAGGAGTCCCGGTTCGTCCGGCATCTGGGCTCTTACCTGGCGTTCTTCACCGTGCCGAACCGGCTGGGCCTGCGGAACTGGGCCGTCGGCTACGACGACGTCGGCCGGTCCGCCGGGATCCGCGCCGTCCGTGACGGCGACGAGGCGATGGCCTACTTCGGGTTCGCCGCGGAGAAGGTGGACTACGACTATCGCGACGTCGAGGCGCAGAAGGCGCTGGTGCGCGAGTTCGCGGCCGGGATGGAGTGGGAGGCGCCCTGGCTGCTGGACCGGATGGACGAGGCCCCCGACTTCTACTTCGATTCGTGCGCCCAGGTGATCATGGAGTCCTGGTCGCGTGGCCGCGTCGGGCTGCTGGGCGACGCCGCTTTCTGCCCCTCGCCGCTTTCCGGGCAGGGCACGAGCCTGGCGTTCGTCGGCGCGTACGTCCTCGCCGGGGAACTCGCCGCCGGTCTCGACACCGGGCTCAAGCGCTACGAGGCGGTCATGCGCGAGTTCGTAGAGAAGACGCAGGCGATGGGGCGGGAGAACGCGGAGTCGATCTTCGCGAAGTCGCGTACCGCGCTGCGGATGCGCTACGTGATGATGCGGGTCATGCGGCTCAAGCCGTTCGCCGCGCTGGCGTCGCGGAAGATGCGGGACGTGGTGAACGGCATCGACCTGCCGGACTACCCCGCCTCTCGCATTTAG
- a CDS encoding M1 family metallopeptidase, producing the protein MRSRVPAAGLVLGAVCALIIGCTADPPPATPPPPPPMNPAPGASGAGDPYYPMDGNGGYDATEYQVGITYDPAKGRLDGDTTVIANATQDLDRYNLDLRGLTVQSVEVDGKPAKFAREGEFELVVTPAEPIRNGTVFRTKVVYGGDPSATPKAGGSENGWQKSKDGGAFIVGEPHSASFWYPVNETPRDKAMFTLTARVPDGWTVVSNGREIQQTATNGWTTTSWQERTPVASYLTTVAIDKFTVDRMALPDGTPVVNAYAPGAEDRRDTGRRLPEIIGFLSSKFGPYPVDAAGGIYLDEDIHFSLETQTRPTYAKWADLITVVHETAHQWFGDSVTLKSWSDICLNECLASYAQWLWQESRDHENLDDRYRAGLEIMRGSQDFWTPKLVDMGAGQEFHGVYDKGILAIHALRRKIGEVAFTRLLKEWPAAYRNANASWADFEAFTSKLSEQNLRPFFDAWFHGTTIPPDAELLPGTLRG; encoded by the coding sequence ATGCGCAGCCGTGTCCCCGCCGCCGGTCTGGTACTGGGGGCCGTCTGCGCCCTGATTATCGGCTGCACCGCCGATCCGCCTCCGGCCACGCCCCCGCCGCCGCCGCCGATGAACCCGGCTCCCGGCGCTTCGGGCGCGGGCGACCCGTACTACCCGATGGACGGAAACGGCGGTTACGACGCGACCGAATACCAGGTGGGGATCACGTACGACCCCGCGAAGGGGCGGCTGGACGGCGACACCACGGTGATCGCGAACGCGACCCAGGACCTCGATCGGTACAACCTGGACTTACGCGGCTTGACCGTGCAATCCGTCGAAGTGGACGGGAAACCGGCGAAGTTCGCGCGCGAGGGCGAATTCGAACTGGTGGTGACGCCCGCCGAGCCGATCAGGAACGGGACCGTCTTCCGCACGAAGGTCGTCTACGGCGGCGACCCATCGGCGACGCCCAAGGCGGGCGGCAGCGAGAACGGCTGGCAGAAGTCGAAGGACGGCGGCGCGTTCATCGTCGGCGAGCCGCATTCGGCGTCGTTCTGGTATCCCGTCAACGAGACCCCGCGCGACAAGGCGATGTTCACCCTCACCGCGCGTGTGCCGGACGGCTGGACCGTCGTCTCGAACGGGCGCGAGATCCAGCAGACCGCGACCAACGGCTGGACCACGACGTCCTGGCAGGAGCGCACACCCGTGGCGTCCTATCTGACCACGGTGGCGATCGACAAGTTCACCGTCGACCGGATGGCGCTCCCGGACGGGACCCCGGTGGTCAACGCGTACGCGCCGGGCGCCGAGGACCGGCGCGACACCGGCAGGCGGCTGCCGGAGATCATCGGTTTCCTGAGCTCGAAGTTCGGGCCGTATCCGGTGGACGCGGCGGGCGGCATCTATCTCGACGAGGACATCCATTTCTCGCTGGAGACCCAGACCAGGCCGACCTACGCGAAATGGGCCGACCTGATCACGGTGGTGCACGAAACCGCGCACCAGTGGTTCGGCGATTCGGTGACGCTGAAATCGTGGTCCGACATCTGCCTCAACGAATGCCTCGCGTCGTACGCGCAATGGCTGTGGCAGGAGTCGCGGGACCACGAGAACCTGGACGACCGCTACCGCGCCGGCCTCGAGATCATGCGCGGCAGCCAGGATTTCTGGACCCCGAAACTGGTCGATATGGGGGCCGGGCAGGAGTTCCACGGCGTCTACGACAAGGGGATCCTGGCCATCCACGCGCTGCGGCGGAAGATCGGCGAAGTCGCGTTCACGCGCCTGCTGAAGGAATGGCCGGCGGCGTACCGCAACGCCAACGCCTCTTGGGCGGACTTCGAGGCGTTCACGAGCAAGCTTTCGGAGCAGAATCTGAGGCCGTTCTTCGACGCGTGGTTCCACGGCACGACGATCCCGCCGGACGCCGAGCTGCTGCCGGGCACCCTGCGAGGCTGA
- a CDS encoding alpha/beta fold hydrolase has translation MEGSLVVIQRDGLITFGGDGPPIVLLHGLMGRATTWWRVARRLEPYGRVHGLDARGHGRGPRGGPWRTERFADDVASVLRTFGEPAVLIGHSMGGLHAWVTAATHPELVRAVVCEDFAPDQRGRTVDTWRGYFESWPVPFRSLAHVREFFGDTGDYFIECVEEREDGYHLIASLPDLYEIAAEWGRRDFWEFVERVKCPLLAIEGERTAMPHGQQAELAARVPGGLGRHIVVQGAGHVVHDEAPETYLGAVEAFLSDVLGQPFAS, from the coding sequence ATGGAGGGGAGCTTAGTGGTGATCCAGCGCGACGGGTTGATCACTTTCGGCGGTGACGGGCCGCCGATCGTCCTTCTGCACGGGTTGATGGGCAGGGCGACGACGTGGTGGCGGGTCGCGCGAAGGCTCGAGCCGTACGGGCGTGTCCACGGTCTCGACGCGCGAGGTCACGGGCGCGGACCGCGCGGTGGGCCCTGGCGCACCGAGCGGTTCGCCGACGACGTCGCCTCGGTGCTGCGGACCTTCGGCGAACCCGCGGTCCTGATCGGACATTCGATGGGCGGCCTGCACGCCTGGGTCACCGCGGCCACGCATCCCGAGCTCGTCCGCGCCGTGGTCTGCGAGGATTTCGCGCCGGACCAGCGCGGCCGGACCGTGGACACCTGGCGCGGGTACTTCGAATCGTGGCCGGTCCCGTTCCGTTCACTGGCCCACGTCCGCGAGTTCTTCGGCGACACCGGCGACTACTTCATCGAATGCGTCGAGGAACGCGAAGACGGCTACCACCTGATCGCGTCCCTCCCGGACCTGTACGAGATCGCGGCCGAATGGGGCAGGCGCGACTTCTGGGAGTTCGTCGAACGCGTGAAATGCCCGCTGCTCGCGATCGAAGGCGAACGGACCGCGATGCCCCACGGCCAGCAGGCCGAGCTGGCCGCACGCGTGCCCGGCGGCCTCGGACGGCACATCGTCGTCCAAGGCGCCGGGCACGTGGTGCACGACGAAGCGCCGGAGACCTACCTCGGTGCGGTCGAAGCGTTCCTCTCCGACGTCCTCGGTCAGCCCTTCGCGAGCTGA
- a CDS encoding thioredoxin family protein produces MSKCKRFVCVLAGVLALITGFGNGVASAAPAAENVMTVTSANYAEVMNISRQKLVIMDFGATWCPPCRQMKPVIERLAGEYGGRFLLGEVDVDQSRDLSTRYNIRYLPTLVGVRNAAELPSSRNIGYPGEARLRAWIDAQLAKG; encoded by the coding sequence TTGTCCAAGTGCAAACGGTTCGTCTGCGTGCTGGCCGGCGTGCTGGCGCTCATCACCGGCTTCGGCAACGGCGTGGCTTCGGCCGCGCCGGCGGCCGAGAACGTGATGACGGTGACTTCGGCCAACTACGCCGAGGTCATGAACATCTCGCGGCAGAAGCTGGTCATCATGGACTTCGGCGCGACGTGGTGCCCGCCGTGCCGCCAGATGAAGCCGGTGATCGAACGGCTCGCCGGTGAATACGGCGGCCGGTTCCTGCTCGGCGAGGTCGACGTCGACCAGAGCCGGGATCTGTCCACCCGGTACAACATCCGCTACCTTCCGACGCTGGTCGGTGTCCGCAACGCCGCCGAGCTGCCGTCCTCGCGGAACATCGGCTACCCGGGCGAGGCGCGGCTGCGCGCCTGGATCGACGCTCAGCTCGCGAAGGGCTGA
- a CDS encoding rhodanese-like domain-containing protein — protein MLPLITRAELLSRMESGSVVVVDTMPVAYFAKEHLPEARNIPGFPYERAAEFTDRLAPEVLPDKAAEIVVYCANTPCRNSEFVGRRLLELGYTNVRKYREGIEDWVANGLPTWSSS, from the coding sequence ATGCTGCCGTTGATCACCCGTGCGGAACTGCTCTCCCGGATGGAGTCCGGATCGGTGGTCGTGGTGGACACGATGCCGGTCGCCTATTTCGCGAAGGAACATCTTCCGGAGGCACGCAACATTCCGGGTTTCCCCTACGAACGGGCGGCCGAATTCACCGACCGGCTGGCACCGGAAGTGCTTCCGGACAAGGCCGCCGAGATCGTCGTCTATTGCGCGAACACACCGTGCCGCAACAGTGAATTCGTCGGGCGGCGGCTGCTGGAACTCGGGTACACGAACGTCCGCAAATACCGCGAAGGCATCGAAGACTGGGTCGCGAACGGGTTGCCGACCTGGTCTTCGTCCTGA
- a CDS encoding LysR family transcriptional regulator: MICEIAASGSLNRAAAGLGLGQPALSHQLRRIERMVGGPLFHRDQHGVRPTELGALILRRARAIVLTFDELEHDFHRQEPETGESIRIGWNDSAITGSLLGGLRDLRPGEPFRTRADTSRTRLLAQVANRGIDLALIMICGGRGLPVPPEVRTMTLVEEPSFVAIPAEHPLAAEEEIELAELAGEDWIVSSGGDGCRVVFREMCLAHGFDPRITHDADIDNTREDLVSGGYGVGLIQPTRPSADGLAIRPLVGAPMSVRHVLAWREDGRCAPGVPELAASARAGYWRLAGRTAPYRAWLHRHGRLAAG; the protein is encoded by the coding sequence GTGATCTGTGAGATAGCCGCCTCCGGCAGCCTCAACCGGGCCGCGGCCGGGCTGGGGCTCGGCCAGCCCGCGCTCAGTCATCAGCTGCGCCGGATCGAGCGAATGGTCGGCGGCCCGCTGTTCCACCGCGACCAGCACGGGGTGCGGCCCACCGAACTCGGCGCCCTGATCCTGCGGCGGGCGCGGGCGATCGTGCTCACCTTCGACGAACTGGAGCACGACTTCCACCGGCAGGAACCCGAGACGGGCGAATCGATCAGGATCGGCTGGAACGACAGCGCCATCACGGGTTCGCTGCTCGGCGGACTGCGCGACCTGCGCCCGGGCGAGCCGTTCCGCACGCGCGCGGACACCTCCCGCACGCGGCTGCTCGCACAGGTCGCGAACCGCGGCATCGACCTCGCGCTGATCATGATCTGCGGCGGACGCGGCCTCCCGGTGCCGCCGGAGGTGCGGACCATGACCCTGGTGGAGGAGCCGTCGTTCGTGGCGATCCCCGCGGAACACCCGCTCGCCGCCGAAGAGGAGATCGAGCTCGCCGAGCTGGCGGGCGAGGACTGGATCGTGTCGAGCGGCGGCGACGGCTGCCGGGTGGTCTTCCGCGAAATGTGCCTGGCGCACGGTTTCGACCCCCGGATCACCCACGACGCCGACATCGACAACACGCGGGAGGACCTGGTCAGCGGCGGATACGGCGTCGGGCTGATCCAGCCGACCCGGCCGTCGGCGGACGGGCTGGCCATCCGGCCGCTCGTGGGCGCGCCGATGAGCGTGCGGCATGTGCTGGCCTGGCGGGAGGACGGCCGGTGCGCGCCCGGCGTCCCGGAACTCGCCGCTTCGGCGCGGGCCGGCTATTGGCGGCTCGCCGGGCGGACGGCGCCGTACCGAGCCTGGTTGCACCGCCACGGCAGGCTGGCCGCCGGATAA
- a CDS encoding tRNA-dependent cyclodipeptide synthase has product MPRPLPLTEHCADPLARAEHVCLGVSPFNSHFTVDRIADLARWAMSAFRGFHFFVPDGPSAFTLEALGYDPVRAAQKAQRQGNYTRNKIVRALGQICVPDPHALILDAAALEADSAYLGLLSEAHHRFATDPEFAEQCLGATGWVLDRRLPEGEHPTRDQLRSAVRYFLAELPMFVGTVAVAGVGSSVFAYHQRVAFLERLYRGELSWRPLPGQGFVVLEQAVPERVE; this is encoded by the coding sequence TTGCCGCGACCATTGCCGCTCACGGAGCATTGCGCTGATCCGCTGGCGCGAGCCGAACACGTTTGCCTGGGTGTCAGCCCGTTCAACAGCCATTTCACGGTGGACCGTATCGCCGATCTCGCCCGCTGGGCCATGTCGGCCTTTCGCGGTTTCCATTTCTTCGTCCCCGACGGCCCGTCCGCGTTCACCCTCGAAGCGCTCGGCTACGACCCGGTGCGCGCCGCGCAAAAGGCGCAGCGGCAGGGCAATTACACGCGGAACAAGATCGTCCGCGCGCTGGGGCAGATCTGCGTGCCGGATCCGCACGCCTTGATCCTGGACGCCGCGGCGCTCGAAGCCGACAGCGCCTACCTCGGCCTGCTTTCCGAGGCACACCACCGGTTCGCCACCGACCCGGAGTTCGCCGAGCAGTGCCTCGGCGCCACGGGCTGGGTGCTGGACCGGCGGCTGCCCGAGGGCGAACATCCCACGCGCGACCAGTTGCGCAGCGCGGTCCGGTACTTCCTCGCCGAGTTGCCGATGTTCGTCGGCACCGTCGCCGTGGCCGGGGTCGGAAGCTCCGTGTTCGCCTATCACCAGCGGGTCGCCTTCCTCGAACGGCTCTACCGCGGCGAACTCTCGTGGCGGCCGCTGCCGGGCCAAGGTTTCGTCGTCCTCGAACAAGCCGTCCCGGAACGAGTGGAGTGA
- a CDS encoding purine-cytosine permease family protein — MEHDDFSLRRVPDDRRYSWISVALQRFGQVSSFHQFLLGAVLGFGMTFWEAVLAITIGSVLLEIITILMGVAGTREGLSTSVLARWTGFGTGGSSLVGLLMTLSLAGWFGVQNDVFAHGLHALMGGPPVWVWALAGGALVTAIVVFGFHAMAWTAYLTVPAFLALAGFSIVSALGDHSLPALMAEPPPGPSMSLAQGTTLVAGAFIMGAIMTPDMTRFNRTASDVVKQTLVSVTLGQYLIGLIGVLLAHAAKSADVVGIITSSSGVLGTLILVTAILKINDWNLYSSSLGLVNTVQVLLSRRLDRTTATLLLGGLGTVLSAIGILDHFTTFLTWVGVLTPPVAGVVIAEYYVVRRWKPALDATRASGELPSACPSWVPSALICWVAGAAVGAWLPWGIPTVNSVLGAFLLYILLGRRTTAAVSATAMTSSGGSKTRS; from the coding sequence GTGGAACACGACGACTTCTCCCTCCGCCGGGTGCCCGACGACCGCCGCTACTCCTGGATTTCCGTGGCGTTGCAACGGTTCGGGCAGGTGTCCTCGTTCCATCAGTTCCTGCTCGGCGCGGTGCTCGGCTTCGGCATGACCTTCTGGGAAGCGGTACTGGCCATCACGATCGGTTCGGTGCTGCTGGAGATCATCACCATCCTGATGGGTGTCGCGGGCACCCGGGAGGGGCTTTCGACGTCGGTGCTCGCGCGCTGGACCGGATTCGGCACCGGCGGGTCCTCGCTCGTCGGTCTCCTGATGACACTGAGCCTGGCCGGCTGGTTCGGCGTGCAGAACGACGTTTTCGCCCACGGCCTCCACGCCTTGATGGGCGGCCCGCCGGTGTGGGTGTGGGCGCTCGCGGGCGGCGCGCTGGTCACCGCGATCGTCGTGTTCGGCTTTCACGCGATGGCCTGGACGGCCTATCTGACGGTGCCCGCTTTCCTCGCGCTGGCGGGATTTTCGATCGTCTCGGCCCTCGGCGACCATTCGCTGCCCGCGCTGATGGCCGAGCCGCCGCCGGGACCGTCGATGTCGCTGGCACAGGGCACCACGCTGGTGGCGGGCGCGTTCATCATGGGCGCGATCATGACGCCGGACATGACCCGGTTCAACCGGACCGCGTCCGACGTGGTGAAGCAGACCCTGGTCAGCGTCACCCTCGGCCAGTACCTCATCGGCCTGATCGGGGTCCTGCTCGCGCACGCGGCGAAAAGCGCCGACGTGGTCGGGATCATCACCTCGTCGTCCGGTGTGCTCGGCACACTGATCCTGGTCACCGCGATCCTGAAGATCAACGACTGGAACCTTTATTCGTCCTCGCTCGGACTGGTGAACACCGTGCAGGTGCTGCTGTCCCGGCGGCTGGACCGCACCACCGCGACCCTGCTGCTCGGCGGTCTCGGCACGGTGCTCTCCGCGATCGGCATCCTCGACCACTTCACCACCTTCCTCACGTGGGTCGGCGTGCTCACGCCCCCGGTGGCCGGGGTGGTGATCGCCGAGTACTACGTGGTCCGTCGCTGGAAACCGGCGCTCGACGCCACCCGTGCGTCGGGGGAGCTGCCGTCCGCCTGCCCGTCCTGGGTGCCGTCCGCGCTGATCTGCTGGGTGGCCGGGGCGGCGGTGGGGGCCTGGCTGCCGTGGGGAATTCCCACCGTGAACTCCGTTTTGGGTGCTTTTCTCCTGTATATTCTGCTCGGCAGACGGACCACGGCCGCGGTGTCCGCCACGGCCATGACTTCTTCCGGCGGGTCGAAAACCCGTTCGTGA